In Desulfobulbus oralis, one DNA window encodes the following:
- a CDS encoding AAA family ATPase, translating to MRIVQIRFRNLNSLAGEWQIDLTHPAFVSDGIFAITGPTGAGKSTILDAICLALYGRTPRLNRVGRHGNEIMSRQTGECFAEVTFQTQSGRYRCHWSQRRARKRPDGELQAPKHEIANADSGEIFEASIRGVAAQIEAATGMDFDRFTRSMLLAQGGFAAFLQATPDDRAPILEQITGTAIYSRISIRVHERQREEHEKLHLLQAETAGIVVLAPEQEQESLQELDARQQEERALAAQLADTGKAIAWLTVIDGLKKEIGNLADEAGRLQGDIEAFKADREKLDRALSAASLDGAYATLASTRKQQADDRAALQGELDRLPGLASAAGEQAARLQTAEGRSAQAKAALQAGMPVLQRLRSLDQRLFDQKKALLAGEADCQQEQARIEADRKTRHQELEKRSRAQERLNLVDAHLRDHARDEWLIGGLAGVEEQLGDLLVRQKEILQKEAAQERAAAALALAAKALEECRKQSDIRQQELEAAAKGLQQGKEALSRLLGGRLLREYRAEQEALLRELAFLRKIAELEEHRARLEDGKPCPLCGATGHPFAAGNVPVPDATEEKIASLSRLIGTAEDQETAIKQLEAAASLARNTLTEADKRETAAAHDRLAAGKALAELQDGLLKLRADFAARRQAVTTKLQPLGLAAIPEGDIASLIESLRARLKAWQDQVRNKAEIEKQIADIDSELKRLDALIETQGAALAGKAQRLEALKEELATGRAERKALYGDRNPDDEERRLNKALDDAEGAEKQARERHNELQQNWTAAKAHVESLKKRIEQREPELEGLETAFSAALATRGFADEAQFLAAISPSAERDALMARARTLDERQTALKARQQDREARLAQEMARQITDKSLEELEPRFREGEEVLKALRDRIAALRHQLSEHAAAKERIREKQAAIEAQKKECLRWKNLHELIGSADGKKYRNFAQGLTFAMMVGHANRQLRKMSERYLLVRDSVQPLELNVIDNYQAGEIRSTKNLSGGECFIVSLALALGLSQMASRNVRVDSLFLDEGFGTLDEETLDTALETLAGLRQDGKLIGVISHVSALNERIGTQIQVRPQSGGRSRISGPGCSHPDAGAGPLAAD from the coding sequence ATGAGAATAGTGCAGATCCGCTTCAGGAATCTGAATTCACTGGCCGGCGAATGGCAAATCGACCTGACGCATCCGGCCTTTGTCTCTGACGGCATCTTCGCCATCACCGGCCCGACCGGCGCGGGGAAGAGCACCATCCTCGACGCCATCTGCCTTGCCCTCTATGGCCGCACGCCCCGCCTGAACAGGGTCGGCAGGCATGGCAACGAAATCATGTCCCGCCAGACCGGCGAGTGCTTTGCCGAGGTGACCTTCCAAACCCAGTCCGGCCGTTACCGCTGTCACTGGAGCCAGCGCCGGGCCCGCAAGAGGCCGGATGGCGAACTCCAGGCCCCGAAACATGAGATTGCCAATGCGGATTCCGGCGAGATTTTCGAGGCCAGCATCAGGGGGGTTGCCGCGCAGATCGAGGCAGCCACTGGCATGGATTTCGACCGTTTCACCCGCTCCATGCTGCTGGCCCAGGGCGGCTTTGCCGCCTTTCTGCAGGCAACGCCGGATGATCGGGCCCCGATTCTGGAGCAGATAACGGGCACAGCGATTTACAGCCGGATATCCATCCGCGTCCACGAGCGCCAGCGCGAGGAGCACGAAAAGCTGCATCTGCTCCAGGCGGAAACGGCTGGCATCGTGGTGCTTGCGCCGGAGCAGGAACAGGAGAGCCTGCAGGAGCTCGATGCCAGGCAGCAGGAGGAGCGCGCTCTCGCCGCCCAACTCGCCGACACCGGCAAGGCCATTGCCTGGCTCACCGTTATCGATGGACTGAAGAAGGAAATCGGCAATCTGGCCGATGAAGCGGGCAGGCTGCAGGGCGATATCGAGGCCTTCAAGGCGGATCGTGAAAAGCTGGACCGGGCTTTGAGCGCCGCCTCGCTGGACGGCGCCTACGCGACGCTCGCCAGCACCCGCAAACAGCAGGCGGATGACCGCGCCGCATTGCAAGGCGAACTCGATAGGCTGCCTGGACTGGCATCCGCCGCCGGGGAGCAGGCTGCAAGACTGCAAACGGCCGAGGGGCGAAGCGCCCAGGCCAAGGCGGCATTGCAGGCGGGCATGCCTGTCCTGCAGCGGCTGCGTTCCCTCGATCAGCGGCTGTTTGATCAGAAAAAGGCGCTGTTGGCAGGGGAGGCGGATTGTCAGCAGGAGCAGGCCAGGATCGAGGCTGACCGGAAAACCCGGCACCAGGAGCTGGAAAAGCGCTCCAGGGCTCAGGAAAGGCTGAATCTCGTGGACGCTCACCTCAGGGATCATGCCCGGGATGAATGGCTGATCGGCGGACTGGCTGGTGTTGAGGAACAACTCGGCGACCTGCTTGTCAGGCAAAAGGAAATCCTGCAAAAGGAGGCGGCTCAGGAAAGGGCCGCGGCGGCCCTGGCCCTGGCGGCAAAGGCGCTTGAGGAGTGTCGGAAGCAATCCGACATTCGGCAGCAGGAACTGGAGGCGGCGGCAAAAGGGCTGCAGCAGGGCAAAGAGGCCTTGAGCCGGCTCCTGGGGGGGCGCTTGCTGCGGGAGTACCGCGCCGAGCAGGAAGCCCTGCTGCGGGAACTGGCCTTCCTGAGAAAAATTGCGGAGCTTGAAGAGCATCGGGCCAGGCTGGAGGACGGCAAACCCTGTCCCCTCTGCGGCGCAACCGGGCACCCCTTTGCGGCGGGGAACGTCCCTGTTCCCGATGCAACCGAAGAAAAGATCGCATCCCTGAGCAGGCTCATCGGTACAGCCGAGGATCAGGAAACCGCCATCAAGCAACTCGAAGCGGCTGCAAGCCTGGCCCGCAACACCTTGACGGAGGCGGACAAGCGGGAGACCGCAGCGGCTCATGACAGGCTGGCTGCCGGCAAAGCCCTGGCCGAGCTGCAGGACGGCCTTTTGAAACTGCGTGCCGATTTTGCCGCGCGCAGGCAGGCCGTTACTACGAAACTCCAGCCGCTTGGTCTTGCGGCCATCCCTGAAGGGGACATTGCATCCCTGATCGAAAGCCTCAGAGCGCGGCTGAAGGCCTGGCAGGATCAGGTCAGGAACAAGGCGGAGATCGAGAAACAGATTGCCGACATCGACAGCGAGCTGAAGCGGCTGGATGCGCTCATCGAAACGCAAGGCGCCGCCCTGGCCGGGAAAGCCCAGCGACTGGAGGCCCTGAAAGAGGAACTCGCCACCGGAAGGGCGGAGCGCAAGGCGCTGTACGGCGACAGGAATCCGGACGATGAGGAACGCCGTTTAAACAAGGCGCTTGACGATGCCGAAGGTGCGGAAAAGCAGGCCAGAGAACGGCACAATGAACTTCAACAAAACTGGACTGCCGCAAAGGCCCACGTCGAATCTCTGAAAAAACGCATCGAGCAGCGGGAACCGGAGCTGGAAGGGCTGGAAACAGCATTCTCCGCAGCGCTTGCGACCAGGGGCTTTGCAGATGAAGCGCAGTTTTTGGCGGCCATATCGCCCTCTGCAGAGCGGGATGCATTGATGGCCAGGGCCAGGACCCTGGATGAGCGCCAAACAGCCCTGAAAGCGAGGCAGCAGGACAGGGAAGCCCGCCTGGCGCAGGAAATGGCCCGCCAGATCACGGACAAATCGCTGGAAGAACTCGAACCCCGCTTCAGGGAAGGCGAGGAGGTTCTGAAGGCCCTGCGGGACCGCATTGCCGCTCTCAGGCACCAGCTCAGCGAGCATGCGGCTGCAAAGGAGCGGATCAGGGAAAAGCAGGCGGCCATCGAGGCCCAGAAAAAGGAGTGCCTCAGGTGGAAAAACCTGCACGAGCTGATCGGCTCCGCGGACGGCAAGAAGTACCGCAATTTTGCCCAGGGACTGACCTTTGCCATGATGGTTGGACATGCCAACCGGCAGTTGCGGAAAATGAGCGAGCGCTACCTGCTGGTTCGTGACAGCGTGCAGCCCCTGGAACTCAACGTGATCGACAACTACCAGGCAGGAGAAATCCGCTCTACAAAGAACCTCTCCGGCGGCGAGTGTTTTATTGTCAGTCTGGCCCTGGCACTGGGCCTGTCCCAGATGGCCAGCCGGAATGTCCGGGTGGATTCCCTGTTTCTGGACGAGGGCTTCGGCACGCTGGACGAGGAGACCCTCGACACCGCCCTGGAAACCCTTGCGGGCCTGCGGCAGGACGGCAAGCTGATCGGCGTCATTTCACACGTCTCTGCCCTGAATGAGCGGATCGGCACGCAGATTCAGGTCAGACCCCAAAGCGGCGGCAGAAGCCGGATTTCCGGGCCCGGATGCAGCCACCCGGACGCTGGGGCAGGGCCCCTTGCAGCCGATTGA
- a CDS encoding exonuclease SbcCD subunit D C-terminal domain-containing protein, whose product MKLLHTSDWHIGRSLYGKKRYEEFEAFLGWLAETIRQHAIDVLLVAGDVFDSSTPSNRAQELYYRFLCRVAASSCRHVVVIAGNHDSPSFLDATRDLLRALDIHVVGSASADPEDEVLVLRNAQNNPELIVCAVPYLRDRDIREAGAGESVETKEQKLVEGIRAHYAAVAALAEHKRRSLGADIPMVAMGHLFTAGGQSVDGDGVRELYVGALAQVPSGIFSEHFAYVALGHLHVPQRVNGSEIIRYSGSPLPMGFGEARQRKSLCLVECRSAAASVQLIDVPLFQKLERIQGDWEHIQSRLLALSAGASRAWLEIVYDGAELVGDLRERLETAIAGSQMAILRIKNKRIIDRVLEQSHEEEGLDDLDANEVFARCLAAHDVPAEQQPELLRAYQETVSSLLADDVQAE is encoded by the coding sequence ATGAAACTTCTTCACACCTCCGATTGGCATATCGGCCGCAGCCTGTATGGCAAAAAGCGCTACGAGGAGTTCGAGGCCTTTCTGGGCTGGCTGGCGGAGACGATTCGGCAGCATGCAATCGATGTCCTCCTGGTGGCAGGGGATGTCTTTGACAGCAGTACGCCCAGCAACCGGGCCCAGGAGCTCTATTACCGCTTCCTGTGCCGGGTGGCCGCCTCGTCCTGCCGGCATGTTGTCGTCATCGCAGGCAATCACGATTCGCCTTCCTTTCTCGATGCGACCAGAGACCTGCTCCGGGCACTCGATATTCATGTGGTCGGCAGCGCCAGCGCCGACCCGGAAGACGAAGTGCTGGTGCTCCGCAATGCGCAGAACAATCCGGAGCTGATTGTCTGCGCCGTGCCTTACCTCCGCGACCGGGATATCCGGGAGGCGGGGGCCGGCGAAAGTGTGGAGACCAAGGAGCAGAAGCTGGTAGAGGGCATCCGCGCGCATTACGCGGCGGTTGCCGCCCTGGCCGAGCACAAGCGCAGGAGCCTTGGGGCTGATATCCCCATGGTCGCCATGGGCCATCTGTTCACGGCGGGCGGGCAAAGCGTCGATGGCGATGGCGTGCGCGAACTCTACGTCGGCGCCCTGGCCCAGGTGCCGTCCGGAATTTTTTCGGAGCATTTCGCCTATGTGGCGCTTGGGCATCTGCACGTCCCGCAAAGGGTAAACGGCTCCGAAATCATACGCTACAGCGGCTCGCCCTTGCCCATGGGGTTTGGGGAAGCCAGGCAGCGGAAAAGCCTTTGCCTGGTTGAATGTCGCAGCGCAGCGGCGTCCGTGCAGCTGATCGACGTGCCGCTTTTTCAAAAACTCGAGCGCATCCAGGGGGACTGGGAGCATATCCAAAGCCGCCTCCTCGCACTCTCGGCAGGGGCTTCCCGGGCCTGGCTCGAAATCGTTTACGACGGGGCCGAACTCGTCGGCGACCTGCGCGAGCGTCTGGAGACAGCGATTGCCGGCAGCCAGATGGCCATCCTCCGGATCAAGAACAAGCGCATCATCGACCGCGTGCTGGAGCAGAGCCATGAAGAGGAAGGCCTGGATGATCTGGACGCAAACGAGGTGTTTGCGCGATGCCTTGCCGCTCATGATGTGCCTGCAGAGCAGCAGCCGGAACTGCTTCGGGCCTACCAGGAAACGGTCTCGTCCCTCCTTGCGGACGACGTGCAGGCGGAGTAG